The following are encoded together in the Paludisphaera mucosa genome:
- a CDS encoding M12 family metallopeptidase, whose translation MKHRKRPLVLGSCAAATAAALVASGLTTAPGAGLAQEPPPPPAPQAAGALAPMLGGRLPTPSLPVTITWDARFRPVEAKAAVVGPYVVIEGDMIVGTTDDVGNALMNGAIAAAQDFEKSPNKQDVRLPAGLRESADRLTRQLAAQPKRKTRLTAPAAGQAEFQRLLQAVRRYEAARRVLRSAGPADGGEMPKESSDALEHFATAAHALEPQEGASPPPPGDPGPSVAAALAILDTRFYWPGGVVPYFIDPSYEPFRPRFEAACRLWMDQTSAVAFRPYRPGDPNYLYVHLVTGDAGSSSVGMYSGGQWLNLLHPDRFPESHIAHELGHALGLFHEQSRPDRPSHLSLIENNIQQGWISQFTTPVQDFTTQGTGFDFFSIMLYDSRAGSVNPNAVDASFRPVYPVYSIPATWRDYYRTKYNFALTTDVIGLGNVKKPSLYDVVAVNKMYGPAAAGAAAAAPALPLPPAPPAGPGGAPPRPEPPFPSLPSSLGFAPMAEVASAPAAAAAPEASAGPAAVSVSPRGGPANGVITVTVTIPYPEAGATTAGGGAAVAGRADVATGGGDAVPPDDAAGADPFGGPSPPPGYMPPPAAARPAPAAPTNAPAAGRGPEGGGAPRVLKRSPGARDEASEDGAHPPTPTALPPRAYLWVSLGAGFGFGASGVAAAGAAVGGGGGSPTPPSSTGGLCPGPPPAGGVSC comes from the coding sequence ATGAAGCATCGCAAGCGTCCCCTCGTCCTGGGCTCGTGCGCGGCGGCGACGGCGGCCGCGCTCGTGGCGTCGGGCCTGACGACCGCGCCGGGCGCGGGGCTGGCCCAGGAGCCCCCGCCGCCCCCCGCCCCGCAGGCGGCCGGGGCGCTGGCGCCGATGCTGGGGGGCCGGCTGCCGACCCCGAGCCTCCCCGTGACGATCACGTGGGACGCGCGCTTCCGGCCCGTCGAGGCCAAGGCGGCGGTGGTCGGGCCGTACGTCGTCATCGAGGGCGACATGATCGTCGGGACGACCGACGACGTCGGCAACGCCCTCATGAACGGGGCGATCGCCGCCGCGCAGGACTTCGAGAAGAGCCCGAACAAGCAGGACGTCCGCCTCCCCGCCGGGCTTCGCGAGTCGGCCGACCGCCTGACGCGGCAGCTCGCCGCGCAGCCCAAGCGGAAGACCCGGCTGACCGCGCCGGCGGCGGGTCAGGCCGAATTCCAGCGCCTCTTGCAGGCGGTCCGGCGGTACGAGGCCGCCCGGCGCGTGCTCCGATCCGCCGGGCCGGCCGACGGCGGCGAGATGCCCAAGGAGTCGAGCGACGCCCTGGAGCATTTCGCGACCGCGGCCCACGCGCTCGAGCCCCAGGAAGGGGCTTCGCCGCCGCCCCCGGGCGACCCCGGGCCGTCGGTGGCCGCGGCCCTGGCGATCCTCGACACGCGGTTCTACTGGCCGGGCGGCGTGGTCCCCTACTTCATCGACCCGAGCTACGAGCCGTTCCGCCCCCGCTTCGAGGCGGCCTGCCGGCTCTGGATGGACCAGACGTCGGCCGTCGCCTTCCGCCCCTACCGGCCGGGCGACCCCAACTACCTGTACGTCCACCTGGTCACCGGCGACGCCGGCTCGTCGAGCGTCGGGATGTACTCGGGCGGCCAGTGGCTGAACCTCCTGCACCCGGACCGGTTCCCGGAATCGCACATCGCGCACGAGCTGGGCCACGCCCTGGGGCTGTTCCACGAGCAGTCCCGGCCCGACCGGCCCTCGCACCTCTCGCTCATCGAGAACAACATCCAGCAGGGCTGGATCTCGCAGTTCACCACGCCCGTGCAGGACTTCACGACGCAGGGGACCGGGTTCGACTTCTTCTCGATCATGCTGTACGACTCGCGGGCGGGGAGCGTGAATCCGAACGCGGTCGACGCCTCCTTCCGGCCGGTCTACCCGGTCTACTCGATCCCCGCGACCTGGCGGGACTACTACCGGACCAAGTACAACTTCGCCCTCACGACGGACGTGATCGGCCTGGGGAACGTCAAGAAGCCGAGCCTCTACGACGTCGTCGCGGTCAACAAGATGTACGGCCCGGCGGCGGCCGGCGCGGCGGCCGCGGCCCCCGCCCTGCCGCTCCCGCCCGCCCCGCCGGCGGGCCCCGGGGGGGCCCCGCCCCGCCCCGAGCCGCCCTTCCCGTCGCTGCCGTCGTCGCTCGGGTTCGCCCCGATGGCGGAGGTCGCGTCGGCCCCGGCCGCCGCCGCCGCGCCGGAGGCGTCCGCCGGTCCGGCCGCCGTCTCGGTCTCCCCGCGGGGCGGCCCCGCGAACGGCGTGATCACCGTCACCGTCACCATCCCCTACCCGGAAGCCGGGGCGACGACGGCCGGCGGCGGCGCGGCCGTCGCCGGCCGGGCCGACGTCGCGACGGGCGGCGGCGACGCCGTCCCCCCGGACGACGCCGCCGGGGCCGACCCGTTCGGCGGGCCGTCGCCCCCGCCCGGATACATGCCGCCTCCGGCCGCCGCGCGCCCCGCCCCGGCGGCCCCGACGAACGCCCCCGCCGCCGGCCGAGGCCCCGAAGGCGGCGGCGCCCCCCGGGTCCTGAAGCGATCTCCCGGGGCGCGCGACGAGGCGTCGGAGGACGGCGCCCATCCCCCGACGCCCACAGCCCTTCCCCCCCGGGCTTACTTGTGGGTTTCGCTCGGCGCCGGATTCGGCTTCGGAGCCTCGGGCGTCGCCGCGGCGGGGGCGGCGGTCGGCGGCGGCGGAGGCTCGCCCACTCCGCCGTCGTCGACCGGCGGCCTCTGCCCCGGACCGCCGCCGGCGGGCGGGGTCTCCTGCTGA
- the dnaA gene encoding chromosomal replication initiator protein DnaA, translating to MVGTTGKTKGRERPATAPGAVRTAVSHAQEEALRTAVAERIGENRFGLWFGEGVRLGVVDDGDAVEVLVPNAYFRDRIRGGFAASVAAAVEQVIGRALPVSYSVQDEAEPRHETEAIPERPATSDDRRPKVTVPIPGAPRPSTAPAERPAADPAAQPHRFSAPPGSARVLRKLDDFVVGPATQMAYAAAREMVRSAGRSFNPLFLHGGVGLGKTHMLEGIVLGMRQAHPGLNVVHVTAEGFTNGFLEAMRTASLSGFRSRHRGVNVLVVDDVHFLASKRATQEEFLHTFNALIERGVPIILSSDQHPRRIAKLTDELATRFLGGMVVKLDAPDVETRKAIVRAKAKARGVEVPAAVVDFIAENVKASVRELEGALQSVLAHASLSNRPIGMAVAKAALGETIRCTSQSIALRDVEKSVCGHFQVEADDLKSGSRVRTLAYPRMLAMYLARKHAGASYSEIGRYFGGRNHSTVMSAEKKVVAWLKDDVRSPLLPGFDSVVDILADLESTLGA from the coding sequence ATGGTCGGGACGACCGGGAAGACGAAGGGACGCGAGCGGCCGGCGACGGCGCCCGGGGCGGTTCGGACGGCGGTCTCCCACGCGCAGGAAGAGGCCTTGCGGACGGCGGTGGCCGAGCGGATCGGCGAGAACCGGTTCGGGCTCTGGTTCGGGGAAGGGGTCCGGCTGGGGGTCGTCGACGACGGCGACGCGGTCGAGGTGCTGGTCCCGAACGCCTACTTCCGCGACCGGATCCGGGGCGGCTTCGCGGCGAGCGTGGCCGCGGCGGTCGAGCAGGTGATCGGCCGGGCCCTGCCCGTGTCGTACTCGGTGCAGGACGAGGCCGAGCCCCGCCACGAGACCGAGGCGATCCCCGAGCGGCCGGCGACGAGCGACGACCGCCGGCCCAAGGTGACGGTGCCGATCCCGGGCGCTCCGCGGCCGTCGACGGCGCCCGCCGAGCGGCCGGCGGCCGACCCGGCGGCGCAGCCGCATCGGTTCTCGGCCCCGCCGGGCTCGGCCCGGGTCCTGCGCAAGCTCGACGACTTCGTGGTCGGGCCCGCGACGCAGATGGCCTACGCGGCGGCCCGCGAGATGGTCCGCTCGGCGGGCCGTTCGTTCAACCCCCTGTTCCTCCACGGCGGCGTGGGCCTGGGCAAGACCCACATGCTGGAGGGGATCGTCCTGGGGATGCGGCAGGCGCACCCGGGGCTGAACGTGGTGCACGTCACGGCCGAGGGCTTCACCAACGGCTTCCTGGAGGCCATGCGGACCGCCTCGCTGTCGGGGTTCCGGAGCCGGCACCGGGGCGTGAACGTTTTGGTCGTCGACGACGTCCACTTCCTGGCCTCGAAGCGGGCCACGCAGGAGGAGTTCCTGCACACGTTCAACGCCCTGATCGAGCGGGGCGTGCCGATCATCCTGTCGTCGGACCAGCACCCGCGGCGGATCGCCAAGCTGACCGACGAGCTGGCGACGCGGTTCCTGGGCGGGATGGTCGTGAAGCTCGACGCGCCCGACGTCGAGACCCGCAAGGCGATCGTCCGGGCCAAGGCGAAGGCCCGGGGCGTCGAGGTCCCGGCCGCGGTGGTCGACTTCATCGCCGAGAACGTCAAGGCGAGCGTCCGCGAGCTGGAGGGGGCGCTGCAGAGCGTGCTGGCCCACGCCTCGCTGTCGAACCGGCCGATCGGCATGGCCGTCGCCAAGGCCGCGCTCGGCGAGACGATCCGCTGCACGAGCCAGTCGATCGCCCTCCGCGACGTCGAGAAGTCGGTCTGCGGCCACTTCCAGGTCGAGGCCGACGACCTCAAGTCGGGCAGCCGCGTCCGCACCCTGGCCTACCCCCGGATGCTCGCCATGTACCTGGCCCGCAAGCACGCCGGGGCCAGCTACAGCGAGATCGGCCGCTATTTCGGCGGCCGCAACCACTCGACCGTGATGTCGGCCGAGAAGAAGGTCGTCGCCTGGCTCAAGGACGACGTCCGCAGCCCGCTCCTCCCCGGCTTCGACAGCGTCGTCGACATCCTCGCCGACCTGGAATCGACCCTGGGCGCGTGA
- a CDS encoding HEAT repeat domain-containing protein: MAITFSCASCGKRYSVDDALAGRRVRCKACAQTTTVPQAPLATARDADAPPPAGWYDDDDISSRLKSRPHAGPPAPSEVDDAPRAPRRAGVRPTRSRPAGPSTSELPILVKVGLGLIGVLVAFSCLSVMYYGLKQGHPEIVPLAGGMLLLVAFAGLAVVCNLKLLFRGYREGYGGIPWYIPFRRLIWISRNLKETGPLVAGNLAGLAGAAASVVFIIPAGGPNQARRAGPPGFAAAVAPAPGPAFEADFPAPAATPGDFAVADPGPAPAPGGDEGPKDPTSKALAGLTSSDAGARKRAAGELVRLAPEDGRRDEVQRALRPLLDDPDGFFVLDVARAMAAWATPETVPALIAKTRDERFGVRWEVIKILGELGDPRAAEAVAARLKEDGIAAAPALRKLGAGAEGALVELLKSPDPDLRREACNVLKDVGGSDTLDFMKTARPDPDPLVRMTAQQAMQAVAARVGTSATPSRGPGAGPRP; this comes from the coding sequence ATGGCCATCACGTTCTCGTGCGCCAGTTGCGGCAAGCGGTATTCGGTGGACGACGCCCTGGCGGGCCGGCGGGTGCGCTGCAAGGCCTGTGCTCAGACGACGACCGTCCCCCAGGCGCCGCTCGCGACGGCCCGCGACGCGGACGCGCCGCCGCCCGCGGGGTGGTATGACGACGACGACATCTCGTCTCGCCTGAAGTCGCGGCCGCACGCCGGGCCTCCGGCCCCCAGCGAGGTGGATGACGCGCCGCGGGCGCCCCGCCGGGCGGGCGTTCGGCCCACGCGGAGCCGGCCCGCGGGGCCCTCGACGAGCGAACTGCCGATCCTGGTGAAGGTCGGGCTGGGCCTGATCGGGGTCCTGGTGGCCTTCTCCTGTCTGTCGGTCATGTACTACGGGCTGAAGCAGGGCCATCCGGAGATCGTGCCGCTCGCCGGGGGCATGCTGCTGCTCGTCGCCTTCGCGGGCCTGGCCGTGGTGTGCAATTTGAAGCTGCTGTTCAGGGGATACCGCGAGGGATACGGCGGGATCCCCTGGTACATCCCGTTCCGCAGGCTCATCTGGATATCGAGGAACCTGAAGGAGACCGGCCCGCTGGTCGCGGGAAACCTCGCGGGGCTCGCGGGCGCGGCGGCGAGCGTCGTGTTCATCATCCCCGCCGGCGGGCCGAACCAGGCTCGGAGAGCGGGGCCCCCGGGCTTCGCGGCCGCGGTGGCTCCGGCCCCCGGCCCGGCCTTCGAAGCGGACTTTCCCGCCCCCGCGGCGACACCGGGCGACTTCGCCGTCGCGGATCCGGGGCCGGCACCCGCGCCCGGCGGCGACGAGGGTCCCAAGGACCCCACTTCGAAGGCCCTGGCCGGCCTGACCTCTTCCGACGCCGGGGCGCGGAAGCGGGCGGCGGGCGAGCTGGTTCGGCTGGCTCCGGAGGACGGCCGCCGCGACGAGGTCCAGCGGGCGCTCCGGCCCCTGCTCGACGACCCGGACGGATTCTTCGTGCTGGACGTGGCGCGGGCGATGGCCGCTTGGGCCACGCCCGAGACGGTCCCCGCGCTGATCGCCAAGACGAGGGACGAGCGATTCGGAGTGCGGTGGGAGGTGATCAAGATCCTGGGCGAACTCGGCGACCCGCGGGCGGCCGAGGCCGTCGCCGCACGCCTCAAGGAGGATGGGATCGCGGCCGCTCCCGCCTTGCGCAAACTGGGCGCGGGCGCCGAAGGCGCCCTGGTCGAGCTTCTGAAGAGCCCCGACCCGGACCTTCGCCGCGAGGCGTGCAATGTGCTGAAGGACGTCGGCGGATCGGACACGCTCGACTTCATGAAGACCGCCCGCCCGGACCCCGACCCGCTCGTCCGCATGACCGCTCAACAAGCGATGCAAGCCGTCGCCGCGCGCGTGGGGACGAGCGCGACCCCGTCCCGCGGGCCCGGCGCCGGCCCCCGCCCATGA
- a CDS encoding dienelactone hydrolase family protein, with translation MAVFAVALLAAPPLRAGDDGPPAAFAGDLGTYRSPLMFEDGRVARTKAEWGERRREILRGWRARIGEEPPRIERPRLELLGEERRGAFLQRRVRVQVAADRTAPGYVLIPDGPGPHPAVLTVFYEPETAVGLGEKPHRDFARRLAERGFVALSIGFDPRVLDPSKWEPPIQPLAYLAHVASNALTALQGLPEVDPARVGVVGHSYGGKWALFAACLDERFACGVWSDPGIVFDESRSNVNYWEPWYLGWEPGRRREPGLVTPADPRTGAYARLVADGRDLHELLALMPPRPFLVSGGAEDPPERWRALNHVLAVDALLGVRPGVAMTNRPAHEPTDESNGRIDAFLENVLGPARRR, from the coding sequence ATGGCCGTCTTTGCGGTCGCCCTGCTCGCCGCCCCCCCGCTCCGCGCCGGCGACGACGGCCCGCCGGCCGCGTTCGCCGGGGACCTGGGGACGTATCGATCCCCCTTGATGTTCGAGGACGGCCGCGTCGCCCGGACGAAGGCCGAGTGGGGCGAGCGTCGCCGCGAGATCCTCCGGGGCTGGCGGGCGCGGATCGGCGAGGAGCCGCCGCGGATCGAACGGCCGAGGCTGGAGCTGCTGGGCGAGGAGCGCCGGGGGGCGTTCCTCCAGCGCCGGGTGCGGGTGCAGGTCGCCGCCGACCGCACGGCGCCGGGATACGTGCTGATCCCGGACGGTCCGGGCCCGCATCCGGCCGTGCTGACGGTCTTCTACGAGCCCGAGACGGCCGTCGGCCTGGGCGAGAAGCCGCACCGCGACTTCGCCCGCCGGCTGGCCGAGCGGGGCTTCGTCGCGCTGTCGATCGGCTTCGATCCCCGCGTACTGGACCCGTCGAAATGGGAGCCGCCGATCCAGCCCCTGGCCTACCTGGCCCACGTCGCCTCGAACGCGCTGACCGCCTTGCAGGGGCTTCCCGAGGTCGACCCCGCGCGGGTCGGGGTCGTGGGCCATTCCTACGGCGGCAAGTGGGCCCTGTTCGCCGCCTGCCTCGACGAGCGGTTCGCCTGCGGCGTCTGGTCCGACCCGGGGATCGTCTTCGACGAGTCGCGGTCGAACGTCAACTACTGGGAGCCCTGGTACCTCGGCTGGGAGCCCGGCCGCCGCCGCGAGCCGGGGCTGGTCACGCCCGCCGACCCCCGCACCGGCGCGTACGCCCGCCTGGTCGCCGACGGCCGCGACCTCCACGAGCTGCTGGCCCTGATGCCGCCGCGGCCGTTCCTGGTCTCCGGCGGCGCGGAGGACCCTCCCGAACGCTGGCGGGCGCTCAACCACGTCCTCGCCGTCGACGCCCTGCTGGGCGTCCGCCCGGGCGTCGCCATGACCAACCGCCCGGCCCACGAGCCGACCGACGAGTCCAACGGGCGGATCGACGCCTTCCTGGAAAACGTCCTCGGGCCCGCCCGGCGGCGCTGA
- a CDS encoding DUF3224 domain-containing protein yields the protein MATRICGEFEVKMAPQQPGDLAREAGVHRMALDKRYRGDLEAVGKGEMLAAHGAVEGSAGYVAIERVTGTLQGRSGSFVIQHHGIMDRGAPGLSITVVPDTGTDGLEGLAGKMGITVGEGKHYYDFEYTLPDVP from the coding sequence ATGGCGACGCGGATCTGCGGGGAGTTCGAGGTCAAGATGGCGCCCCAGCAACCGGGCGATCTCGCCCGGGAGGCGGGGGTGCACCGGATGGCGCTGGACAAGCGATATCGCGGCGACCTGGAGGCGGTCGGCAAGGGCGAGATGCTGGCGGCCCACGGCGCGGTCGAGGGCTCGGCCGGGTACGTGGCGATCGAGCGGGTGACGGGGACCTTGCAGGGGCGGTCGGGGAGCTTCGTGATCCAGCACCACGGGATCATGGACCGCGGCGCGCCCGGCCTGTCGATCACCGTCGTGCCCGACACCGGCACGGACGGGCTCGAAGGGCTGGCCGGCAAGATGGGGATCACCGTCGGCGAGGGGAAGCATTACTACGACTTCGAGTACACCCTGCCCGACGTCCCCTGA
- a CDS encoding serine/threonine-protein kinase, with translation MVERTADEAGDVPPTTVADRVVEGRRGAESRETQTTSARPPDLDATTDPGVESASAVEPPGPPEGLLVRYFGDYELAGVLGRGGMGVVYQARQISLNRRVALKMIRADEFASDDERRRFQNEAEAVALLDHPNIVPIYEVGEHQGRRYFSMKLIEGEGLDRRLAAFRRDPSAAARLAATAAEAVHHAHQRGVLHRDLKPANILLDERGAPYVTDFGLARRLGAGPDLTQSGAILGTPGYMAPEQAGGRRAAVTTASDVYGLGTVIYAMLAGRAPFIGSTAMETIEQVRNRPPEPPSRHNPDTPRDLEVICLKCLEKDPRRRYGSAQALADDLRRWIAGEPISARPVAAPARFGLWCRRQPALAGLSAALATAVVAGVAGVAWKWREAERAGAESRRAADIAQAINRFLVDDILAQAAPENNPRDRKVTVEEALDRSSAKIRGAFAGKLEIEAAVRGAIGRTYRSLGEYDKAEPHLREALALGARAKGDDDPATLAAVDALASLMQDRNDWAGAERLFRSNLEARRRVLGARHPDVLESMNNLALLLYYEGKPAEAASILSLAVPLSEAIKGPDHGDTAEAMNNLGGVLLFQDRLPEAEPILKRGVELSLRVKGEDHPHTLGAMNSLATLRQKRGDLAGAEAMFRRIIDVRTRVQGEDHADVLVAKNNLAVLLRDRKDLAGAEVVARQVAEGFDRTLGPDVPNTLFAKHNLAAILRAEGRRPEAEKLFREVLEGRRRRLTSRDPNLADTVAALGGLLAEDGRAAEGEPLLKEALAIYREALPAGHAKTKAVEERLERPPPPPTPAP, from the coding sequence ATGGTCGAACGAACGGCCGACGAGGCCGGGGACGTCCCGCCGACCACCGTGGCGGACCGGGTCGTCGAGGGCCGCCGGGGCGCGGAATCGAGGGAAACGCAGACCACCTCGGCCCGGCCCCCGGACCTCGACGCGACGACCGATCCGGGGGTCGAGTCGGCGTCGGCCGTCGAGCCGCCAGGCCCGCCCGAGGGCCTCCTCGTCCGCTACTTCGGCGACTACGAGTTGGCCGGCGTCCTCGGCCGCGGGGGCATGGGCGTCGTCTATCAGGCCCGCCAGATCAGCCTCAACCGCCGGGTGGCCTTGAAGATGATCAGGGCGGACGAATTCGCCTCGGACGACGAGCGCCGGCGGTTCCAGAACGAGGCGGAGGCGGTCGCCCTGCTCGACCACCCGAACATCGTGCCGATCTACGAGGTCGGCGAGCACCAGGGGCGGCGCTACTTCAGCATGAAACTGATCGAGGGCGAGGGGCTTGATCGCCGCCTCGCCGCCTTCCGCCGCGATCCGTCGGCCGCGGCCCGGCTGGCGGCGACGGCGGCCGAGGCCGTGCATCACGCGCACCAGCGGGGCGTCCTGCACCGCGACCTGAAGCCGGCCAACATCCTGCTGGACGAACGCGGCGCCCCCTACGTCACCGACTTCGGCCTGGCCCGGCGGCTCGGGGCCGGCCCCGACCTGACGCAGTCGGGGGCGATCCTGGGCACTCCCGGCTACATGGCCCCGGAACAGGCCGGCGGCCGTCGCGCGGCGGTCACCACGGCGAGCGACGTCTACGGCCTGGGGACGGTGATCTACGCGATGCTCGCCGGGCGGGCGCCGTTCATCGGGTCGACGGCCATGGAGACGATCGAGCAGGTGCGGAATCGCCCGCCCGAGCCGCCGTCGCGGCACAACCCGGACACGCCCCGCGACCTGGAGGTCATCTGCCTGAAGTGCCTGGAGAAGGACCCGAGGCGGCGGTACGGCTCGGCGCAGGCCCTCGCGGACGACCTCCGTCGCTGGATCGCCGGCGAGCCGATCTCGGCCCGGCCGGTGGCCGCCCCCGCGCGGTTCGGGCTGTGGTGCCGACGCCAGCCGGCCCTGGCGGGACTGTCGGCGGCGTTGGCGACGGCCGTCGTCGCCGGGGTCGCGGGCGTGGCCTGGAAGTGGCGCGAGGCCGAGCGGGCCGGGGCCGAGTCGAGGCGCGCCGCCGACATCGCCCAGGCCATCAACCGCTTCCTGGTCGACGACATCCTGGCCCAGGCGGCCCCGGAGAACAACCCGCGCGACCGGAAGGTCACCGTCGAGGAGGCGCTCGACCGCTCGTCCGCGAAGATCCGGGGGGCTTTCGCCGGCAAGCTCGAGATTGAGGCGGCGGTCCGGGGGGCGATCGGCCGGACGTACCGCTCGCTCGGCGAGTACGACAAGGCCGAGCCCCACCTCCGCGAGGCCCTCGCGCTCGGCGCCCGCGCGAAGGGGGACGACGACCCCGCGACCCTGGCGGCGGTCGACGCCCTGGCCTCGCTGATGCAGGACCGGAACGACTGGGCCGGGGCCGAGCGGCTCTTCCGGTCCAACCTGGAAGCCCGGCGTCGCGTCCTGGGGGCGCGCCACCCGGACGTGCTGGAGTCGATGAACAACCTGGCCCTCTTGCTCTACTACGAGGGGAAGCCGGCCGAGGCCGCGTCGATCCTCTCCCTGGCCGTGCCGCTGAGCGAAGCGATCAAGGGGCCGGATCACGGCGACACCGCGGAGGCGATGAACAACCTCGGCGGCGTGCTCCTCTTCCAGGACCGCCTCCCCGAGGCCGAGCCGATCCTGAAACGGGGCGTCGAGCTGAGTCTCCGCGTCAAGGGCGAGGACCACCCTCACACGCTGGGCGCGATGAACTCGCTGGCGACGCTCCGCCAGAAGCGGGGCGATCTCGCCGGGGCCGAGGCCATGTTCCGGAGGATCATCGACGTCCGCACCCGCGTCCAGGGCGAGGACCACGCCGACGTCCTGGTCGCGAAGAACAACCTCGCCGTCTTGCTCCGCGACCGAAAGGACCTGGCCGGCGCGGAGGTCGTCGCCCGCCAGGTGGCGGAGGGTTTCGATCGAACGCTCGGCCCGGACGTCCCGAACACGCTCTTCGCGAAGCACAACCTGGCCGCCATCCTGCGGGCCGAAGGCCGCCGACCGGAGGCCGAGAAGCTGTTCCGAGAGGTGCTCGAAGGCCGTCGCAGACGCCTGACGAGCCGCGACCCCAACCTCGCCGACACCGTCGCCGCTCTCGGCGGGCTCCTCGCCGAAGACGGCCGGGCCGCGGAAGGCGAGCCGCTCCTGAAGGAAGCCCTGGCCATCTACCGCGAAGCCTTGCCCGCGGGGCACGCCAAGACGAAGGCCGTCGAGGAGCGACTGGAACGACCGCCCCCACCCCCGACGCCGGCCCCATGA
- a CDS encoding NAD(P)H-hydrate epimerase produces MSPSPIEIRPLSREEVRSLDALAADEFGLSTLVLMENAGRGAAAYWAETAGDAGPPKVLVVCGPGNNGGDGGVMARHLDAWGFPVSLAWFAPPESIRGDARVQWEILDRSGIPQQARPDAEPDPAALDALFADADWLVDGLLGTGLARPVAGAFRAVVEAMNRSGKPILALDVPSGLDADSGEPLGVAVRARATVTFAARKFGFDAPGASAYTGEIAVVDIGLPGKLLRRFAR; encoded by the coding sequence ATGTCCCCATCGCCGATCGAGATCCGCCCCCTGTCGCGCGAGGAGGTCCGCAGCCTGGACGCCCTCGCGGCCGACGAATTCGGCCTGTCGACCCTGGTCCTGATGGAGAACGCCGGCCGGGGGGCCGCGGCCTACTGGGCCGAGACGGCGGGCGACGCCGGGCCGCCGAAGGTGCTGGTCGTCTGCGGACCGGGGAACAACGGCGGCGACGGCGGCGTCATGGCCCGGCACCTCGACGCCTGGGGCTTCCCCGTGTCGCTCGCCTGGTTCGCCCCCCCGGAGTCGATCCGCGGCGACGCCCGCGTGCAGTGGGAGATCCTGGACCGCTCGGGGATCCCCCAGCAGGCCCGGCCCGACGCCGAGCCCGACCCGGCGGCCCTCGACGCCCTCTTCGCCGACGCCGACTGGCTCGTCGACGGCCTGCTGGGCACGGGCCTGGCGCGGCCCGTCGCCGGGGCCTTCCGCGCGGTGGTCGAGGCCATGAACCGCTCGGGCAAGCCGATCCTGGCGCTCGACGTCCCCTCCGGCCTCGACGCCGATTCGGGCGAGCCCCTGGGCGTCGCCGTCCGCGCCCGGGCCACCGTCACCTTCGCCGCCCGCAAGTTCGGCTTCGACGCCCCCGGGGCCTCCGCCTACACCGGCGAGATCGCCGTCGTCGACATCGGCCTGCCGGGGAAGCTGTTGAGGAGGTTCGCGAGATGA
- a CDS encoding DUF1003 domain-containing protein has protein sequence MDPARSIDELTSKNIATVAKMEEDSRSVRTTGERMADSFASVMGSWTFILLQTTLLAIWVLLNLMAWARHWDPYPFILLNLALSFQSAYAAPILMMSQNRQSRLSERRHHLDLQINMLAEQETTEILRLLRTLCEQNGVSLPDDREPLFEEETRHEEIIRRIEDELETRIDPDSNPAASTGAPAS, from the coding sequence ATGGATCCTGCCCGTTCGATCGATGAGCTGACCAGCAAGAACATCGCGACCGTCGCCAAGATGGAGGAGGACTCGCGGAGCGTCCGGACGACCGGCGAGCGCATGGCCGACTCGTTCGCCTCGGTGATGGGGAGCTGGACGTTCATCCTGCTGCAGACGACCCTGCTGGCGATCTGGGTGCTGCTGAACCTGATGGCCTGGGCCCGGCACTGGGATCCGTACCCGTTCATCCTGCTGAACCTGGCCCTGTCGTTCCAGTCGGCGTACGCGGCCCCGATCCTGATGATGAGCCAGAACCGCCAGTCCCGGCTCAGCGAGCGCCGGCACCACCTGGACCTGCAGATCAACATGCTCGCCGAGCAGGAGACCACCGAGATCCTCCGCCTGCTGCGGACCCTCTGCGAGCAGAACGGCGTCTCCCTCCCCGACGACCGCGAGCCCCTGTTCGAGGAGGAGACCCGCCACGAGGAGATCATCCGCCGGATCGAGGACGAGCTGGAGACCCGGATCGACCCCGACAGCAACCCCGCCGCCTCCACCGGGGCCCCGGCCTCCTGA
- a CDS encoding FmdB family zinc ribbon protein, translating to MPIYEYRCEPCEHTFETLIRGGSDVAKCPRCGNVEVAKQFSVPASSPTGTLGYSPVSAPGLSMGGGGCGKPGCGPGGCAAN from the coding sequence ATGCCGATCTACGAATACCGCTGCGAGCCCTGCGAGCACACCTTCGAGACCCTCATCCGGGGCGGCTCCGACGTCGCCAAGTGCCCCCGGTGCGGCAACGTCGAGGTCGCCAAGCAGTTCAGCGTGCCCGCCTCCTCGCCGACCGGGACGCTCGGCTACAGCCCCGTCTCGGCCCCCGGCCTCTCGATGGGCGGCGGCGGCTGCGGCAAGCCCGGCTGCGGCCCCGGCGGCTGCGCGGCGAACTGA